In one Trichosurus vulpecula isolate mTriVul1 chromosome 8, mTriVul1.pri, whole genome shotgun sequence genomic region, the following are encoded:
- the LOC118829574 gene encoding LOW QUALITY PROTEIN: interferon-induced protein with tetratricopeptide repeats 1B-like (The sequence of the model RefSeq protein was modified relative to this genomic sequence to represent the inferred CDS: inserted 1 base in 1 codon; substituted 1 base at 1 genomic stop codon), whose protein sequence is MFTAPTFLDKPQGTSLLIAAXIMPGHSSSGPQTGTHRAMSEMSEGNPIRDALIQLRCHFTWDLPRGDLDLPDLEDRILQEIKFLGTKFNVGIHSTLAYVKHLKRENEEALESLRKAEELIQRDHAEQAEIQSLVAWGNYAWIYYHMGRLPEAQTYLDKVEASCQNLSSPSRYRVELPEIDCEEGWALLKFGGRYYERARVCFQKALQSQPDNPEFNTGFAIVVYRLDEFFRGDPRSISLEPLRRAAILNPEDAYIKALLALKLQDQYPEEGERYIEEALRARSSQPYVFRYAAKFYQXKGSLEKALHFLKLALQEIPTSAVLHHQVGLCYKDQMLQIKNKPEMRVLFDRQIKLALHHFKKAIEYKPRFVLAYINLAKMYAEDGDYTNAEENFQSVLRMEQLEDVRKQEIHYYYGRFQEFHRKSKDNALTHYLEGLRVKKETYVRTFLLNAVEKLAKKQLRQNRGDMEYLLLLDFVREERKKSQNCEAQMRSWE, encoded by the exons ATGTTTACTGCACCGACTTTCCTTGACAAGCCACAAGGCACCAGTTTATTAATTGCAGCATAAATCATGCCGGGCCACAGTTCTTCAGGACCACAGACAGGCACACACAGAGCCATGAG tgagATGTCTGAGGGAAATCCCATCAGGGATGCCCTGATCCAATTGCGATGTCACTTTACATGGGATTTACCAAGAGGAGACCTTGACTTACCTGATTTAGAGGACAGAATTTTGCAGGAGATTAAATTCCTGGGCACAAAATTCAATGTGGGAATACATAGCACATTGGCCTATGTAAAGCAcctgaaaagagaaaatgaggaagccTTGGAAAGCTTGAGAAAGGCTGAAGAATTAATCCAACGGGACCATGCTGAACAAGCAGAAATACAAAGCCTTGTGGCCTGGGGAAACTATGCTTGGATCTATTATCACATGGGCAGACTCCCAGAAGCTCAGACTTACCTGGACAAGGTGGAGGCAAGTTGCCAGAACCTTTCAAGTCCCTCCCGCTATAGAGTGGAGCTTCCGGAAATTGACTGTGAGGAAGGGTGGGCCCTGCTCAAGTTTGGGGGGAGGTATTATGAAAGGGCCAGAGTCTGTTTCCAAAAAGCCCTGCAATCACAGCCAGACAACCCTGAATTTAACACTGGATTTGCGATTGTGGTGTACCGTCTGGATGAATTTTTCCGAGGAGATCCTCGTAGCATTTCTCTGGAACCCCTAAGACGGGCAGCCATACTCAATCCAGAAGATGCTTATATTAAGGCTCTTCTTGCCCTGAAACTTCAGGACCAATAtccagaggagggagaaaggtacATCGAAGAGGCTTTAAGAGCCAGGTCGTCACAGCCCTATGTCTTTCGCTATGCAGCCAAATTTTACC AAAAAGGCTCCCTGGAAAaagctcttcatttcttaaaacttGCTTTGCAGGAAATACCAACATCTGCTGTCCTACATCACCAGGTGGGACTttgctataaggatcaaatgcTTCAGATAAAAAACAAGCCTGAAATGAGAGTACTCTTTGACAGACAAATTAAATTAGCCTTGCATCACTTTAAGAAGGCAATCGAGTACAAGCCTAGGTTTGTGTTGGCTTATATAAATTTGGCCAAGATGTATGCAGAAGATGGTGACTATACAAATGCAGAAGAAAACTTTCAGAGCGTATTACGGATGGAGCAGCTTGAGGATGTGAGAAAGCAAGAGATCCACTATTATTATGGCCGCTTTCAGGAATTTCACAGGAAGTCTAAGGATAATGCCCTTACTCACTACTTGGAAGGATTACGTGTAAAAAAAGAGACATATGTAAGGACTTTTCTTCTAAATGCTGTGGAGAAACTAGCTAAAAAGCAACTTCGTCAAAATAGGGGCGACATGGAGTATTTGCTTCTCCTGGATTTTGTCCGTGAGGAACGTAAGAAATCACAGAATTGTGAAGCTCAGATGAGATCCTGGGAATGA
- the LOC118828360 gene encoding 1-acyl-sn-glycerol-3-phosphate acyltransferase beta-like, which yields MVGLEPWIWALPLLSRTAKFYFKIGSYCVLCLVGAAVASVVCVLCHGGRTVRNMSIIKRFVQTFKYFYGLRFETHGEEKLHDDRPCVIISNHQSILDMMGLMEILPRNCIQIAKRELLYTGPVGLIMYLGGVIFINRKQTSTAKSTMEEVGNTLVRENLKVWIYPEGTRNESYDLLPFKKGAFYLAVQAQVPIVPVVYLSFSSFYHPGKKIFTSGKIKIEVLDPIKTEGLTVTDIPKLLETCHSVMKETFFRLSDKLSENGTNGPNMQPVQ from the coding sequence ATGGTCGGTCTGGAGCCGTGGATTTGGGCGCTGCCGCTGCTGAGCCGAACTGCCAAATTCTATTTCAAGATCGGCTCCTACTGCGTGTTATGCTTGGTGGGCGCCGCGGTGGCCAGCGTGGTCTGCGTCCTGTGCCATGGGGGCCGCACCGTGCGCAACATGAGTATCATCAAGAGATTTGTCCAAACTTTCAAGTACTTTTATGGGCTTCGGTTTGAGACACACGGTGAAGAGAAACTGCATGATGACAGGCCGTGTGTCATCATCTCCAACCATCAGAGCATCCTGGATATGATGGGTCTGATGGAGATCCTCCCAAGAAACTGCATTCAGATTGCCAAGCGGGAGCTGCTTTACACAGGCCCTGTGGGCCTAATCATGTACCTTGGGGGTGTCATCTTCATCAACAGAAAGCAGACAAGCACAGCCAAGTCAACGATGGAGGAGGTGGGAAACACCTTGGTTAGGGAGAATCTGAAAGTGTGGATTTATCCTGAGGGAACGCGCAATGAAAGTTATGACCTTTTGCCATTCAAGAAGGGTGCCTTTTATCTGGCTGTCCAGGCCCAGGTGCCAATCGTTCCTGTGGTATATttgtcattctcttccttttaccATCCAGGGAAGAAAATCTTCACatcagggaagatcaaaatagaaGTGCTGGATCCAATCAAGACAGAAGGCCTGACAGTGACTGACATCCCAAAGTTGCTAGAGACCTGCCATTCTGTCATGAAAGAGACATTTTTCAGACTATCTGACAAGCTGAGTGAAAATGGGACCAATGGTCCAAACATGCAGCCTGTGCAGTAG